In Nocardioides marinus, one DNA window encodes the following:
- a CDS encoding PepSY domain-containing protein, which produces MTTSLHPPLPTPDPTPEPRRPDQPAGRGGLLRAAWRWHFFASFLVVPVLLLLAGTGLIYLFRFQLEPLLHADLMRVDVPADAQAAATTKTPTTQLDAVRKAFPDATVVSVTEPGAADEPTRFSVTTADGAGRDVYVDPYDGTVLGSLDPDTTLSGYAVRLHGELMAGRLGDAVIELGACWAVVMALTGYYLFWRGRTARRRRRAAGRPGARLRSRHASIGLVAGVGLLYLLVSGLPWTGVWGERVQTLATDNGTSMWSLDPGAVSDPTSTLDESLPHSHAGDVPWAMGEAEVPTSDPSGHEGPVANLDTALAVADREGLRHPLTVALPSDDPAEPGVYSVIGYAFDAPSDERTVHVDRYSGQVVSAYGFDDYPLLAKVVSQGIGLHEGRSFGLWSFWGAALMCLAIIAMCVTGPLMWWRRRPRGAGRLGAPRGRMPLRSSPLLVVALVALGVFLPLFGISLVVVLLLDQLVLRRVPALAGWFDTVRA; this is translated from the coding sequence GTGACCACCTCGCTCCACCCACCCCTGCCCACACCCGACCCCACCCCCGAGCCACGCCGCCCCGACCAGCCGGCCGGCCGGGGCGGACTGCTCCGGGCCGCGTGGCGCTGGCACTTCTTCGCCAGCTTCCTGGTCGTCCCGGTCCTGCTGCTGCTGGCGGGGACCGGGCTGATCTACCTGTTCCGCTTCCAGCTCGAGCCGCTCCTGCACGCCGACCTCATGCGTGTCGACGTGCCCGCTGACGCGCAGGCGGCCGCCACCACCAAGACGCCCACCACCCAGCTCGACGCCGTGCGGAAGGCCTTCCCGGACGCCACGGTCGTCTCCGTCACCGAGCCCGGCGCGGCCGACGAGCCGACCCGCTTCTCGGTCACGACCGCCGACGGCGCCGGCCGGGACGTGTACGTCGACCCCTACGACGGCACCGTGCTCGGCTCCCTCGACCCGGACACGACGCTGTCCGGGTACGCCGTGCGCCTGCACGGGGAGCTGATGGCCGGTCGCCTGGGCGACGCCGTCATCGAGCTCGGAGCGTGCTGGGCCGTGGTCATGGCGCTGACCGGGTACTACCTGTTCTGGCGCGGCCGCACAGCGCGGCGTCGCCGGCGGGCGGCGGGTCGCCCCGGGGCCCGGCTGCGCTCCCGGCACGCCTCCATCGGACTCGTCGCCGGCGTCGGTCTGCTCTACCTGCTGGTCTCCGGCCTCCCCTGGACCGGCGTGTGGGGCGAGAGGGTCCAGACCCTGGCCACCGACAACGGCACCTCGATGTGGAGCCTGGACCCGGGAGCCGTCTCCGACCCCACGTCCACGCTGGACGAGTCCCTGCCGCACAGCCACGCGGGCGACGTGCCCTGGGCCATGGGTGAGGCGGAGGTGCCCACCTCGGACCCCAGCGGCCACGAGGGCCCCGTGGCGAACCTCGACACGGCCCTGGCCGTGGCCGACCGCGAGGGGCTGCGCCATCCCCTCACCGTGGCCCTGCCCTCGGACGACCCGGCCGAACCGGGCGTCTACTCGGTCATCGGCTACGCCTTCGACGCACCGTCCGACGAGCGCACGGTGCACGTCGACCGCTACAGCGGCCAGGTCGTCTCGGCCTACGGCTTCGACGACTACCCGCTGCTGGCCAAGGTCGTCTCCCAGGGCATCGGTCTCCACGAGGGCAGGTCGTTCGGCCTCTGGTCCTTCTGGGGCGCGGCCCTGATGTGCCTGGCGATCATCGCGATGTGCGTCACGGGTCCGCTGATGTGGTGGCGTCGCCGCCCGCGCGGGGCCGGCCGCCTGGGCGCACCGCGCGGCCGGATGCCGCTGCGCTCGTCGCCGCTGCTCGTGGTCGCGCTGGTGGCCCTGGGGGTCTTCCTCCCGCTGTTCGGGATCTCCCTCGTGGTCGTGCTCCTGCTCGACCAGCTCGTGCTGCGGCGGGTCCCGGCGCTCGCGGGCTGGTTCGACACCGTCCGCGCCTGA
- a CDS encoding PLP-dependent aminotransferase family protein — MPQSSSVTPPGPLGSVSAARVAALVDGFDRSPAYAGLADALVLAIGDGRIGTDVRLPSERELTDALRVSRTTVTRAYAQLRETGYAVARQGAGTFTRVPGGRARTRDRALTPDQLAVGHPDGIDLGCAAPMAPAGLANAYAEAVGELPAYLGGHGYFPTGLPHLQAEVARGFEERGLPTDPAQVIITPGALSGAAIVAQALARRGDRVLVESPVYPNATLALRNAGGRLIGAPVDPEGWDLAAVGAQLRQVRPALAYLVPDFQNPTGHLMSDAQREEYAGHLRAAGTVAVVDESLQALALDGQEMPRPFAAYSPGAITIGSASKAFWGGLRLGWVRVPPGMAEQLTRARLSLDLGTPVLEQLVLARLLAAGPVLPDQLTRLREQREALLAALAEHLPAWRWVRPGGGLAVWCALPSGSAVGLADAAERVGVGVTPGPLFAAEGGLDRFVRIPWTRPADELVGAVERLAAVWSDLPASPTRTRPGRPGSGRVLVA, encoded by the coding sequence ATGCCCCAGTCCAGCTCCGTCACGCCCCCGGGCCCCCTGGGGTCGGTCTCGGCGGCCCGGGTCGCCGCCCTGGTCGACGGCTTCGACCGCTCCCCCGCCTACGCCGGTCTCGCCGACGCTCTCGTGCTGGCCATCGGGGACGGCCGGATCGGCACCGACGTCCGGCTGCCCAGCGAGCGCGAGCTGACCGACGCCCTCCGTGTCTCGCGGACCACGGTCACCCGCGCCTACGCCCAGCTGCGCGAGACCGGGTACGCCGTGGCCAGGCAGGGCGCCGGCACCTTCACCCGGGTGCCCGGCGGGCGGGCCCGCACCCGCGACCGCGCCCTGACGCCCGACCAGCTCGCGGTCGGCCACCCCGACGGGATCGACCTCGGCTGCGCCGCCCCGATGGCCCCGGCCGGGCTCGCGAACGCCTACGCCGAGGCGGTGGGCGAGCTGCCGGCGTACCTCGGTGGGCACGGGTACTTCCCCACCGGGCTCCCCCACCTGCAGGCCGAGGTGGCCCGCGGGTTCGAGGAGCGCGGGCTGCCCACCGACCCCGCCCAGGTGATCATCACCCCCGGGGCGCTCTCGGGCGCCGCGATCGTGGCGCAGGCGCTGGCCCGGCGCGGCGACCGGGTGCTCGTGGAGTCGCCGGTCTACCCCAACGCCACGCTCGCGCTGCGCAACGCCGGCGGTCGGCTCATCGGCGCGCCCGTCGACCCCGAGGGCTGGGACCTCGCGGCCGTGGGCGCCCAGCTGCGCCAGGTCCGCCCGGCGCTGGCCTACCTCGTGCCGGACTTCCAGAACCCCACCGGGCACCTGATGAGCGACGCCCAGCGCGAGGAGTACGCCGGCCACCTGCGCGCCGCCGGCACGGTCGCCGTCGTGGACGAGTCGCTGCAGGCCCTGGCGCTGGACGGTCAGGAGATGCCGCGGCCGTTCGCGGCGTACTCCCCCGGTGCGATCACCATCGGCAGCGCCAGCAAGGCCTTCTGGGGCGGGCTGCGGCTGGGCTGGGTGCGGGTGCCGCCGGGGATGGCCGAGCAGCTGACACGGGCGCGGCTGAGCCTCGACCTGGGCACGCCGGTGCTCGAGCAGCTCGTGCTGGCCCGGCTGCTCGCCGCCGGGCCCGTCCTGCCCGACCAGCTCACGCGGCTGCGGGAGCAGCGCGAGGCACTGCTCGCCGCGCTCGCCGAGCACCTGCCGGCGTGGCGGTGGGTCCGCCCGGGTGGCGGGCTCGCGGTGTGGTGCGCCCTGCCCTCCGGCAGCGCCGTGGGGCTGGCCGACGCCGCCGAGCGGGTCGGGGTGGGCGTGACGCCCGGGCCGCTGTTCGCCGCGGAGGGCGGGCTGGACCGCTTCGTGCGCATCCCCTGGACCCGCCCGGCCGACGAGCTGGTCGGCGCGGTCGAGCGGTTGGCGGCCGTCTGGTCCGACCTCCCCGCCTCCCCGACCCGCACCCGCCCCGGCCGCCCGGGCTCCGGCCGGGTCCTCGTCGCCTGA
- the efeO gene encoding iron uptake system protein EfeO → MRSTLLPTRPALAVLAVLALPVLAACTESTDTAGDGAGGDARTVAVTSSEDACELSATEAPSGTLRFDVSNAGSQVTEFYLLDADGLAIKGEVENVGPQATRQLVLNLPAGDYTTACKPGMTGEGIRAAFTVTDSGEEVEVSADEQALVEQALTSYATYVRDQSDQLLERTREFVDLYEAGDDDAARELYPLARVHWERIETVAESFGDLDPKMDLREADLEPGQEWTGWHRIEKDLWPERAEGYAPLGDAEREEFAQDLLANTEKLDARIQQLDFTVDQIANGSRGLLEEVATGKVTGEEEYWSRTDLYDFQANVDGARVGFEGVAPILETKDPALATELDDRFAELEALLDQHRVGEDGFVSYDELSPAEVKELANAVNALSEPLSRLTAAVLA, encoded by the coding sequence ATGCGCTCGACCCTGCTCCCCACCCGTCCCGCCCTGGCGGTCCTCGCCGTGCTCGCCCTGCCCGTGCTCGCGGCCTGCACCGAGAGCACCGACACCGCCGGCGACGGTGCCGGCGGCGACGCCCGCACCGTGGCGGTGACCTCGTCGGAGGACGCCTGCGAGCTCTCGGCGACCGAGGCCCCCTCCGGCACGCTGCGCTTCGACGTCTCCAACGCCGGGTCGCAGGTCACCGAGTTCTACCTGCTCGACGCCGACGGCCTGGCCATCAAGGGCGAGGTCGAGAACGTCGGCCCACAGGCCACCCGCCAGCTCGTGCTGAACCTCCCGGCCGGCGACTACACCACCGCGTGCAAGCCGGGGATGACAGGCGAGGGCATCCGGGCCGCCTTCACGGTGACCGACTCCGGCGAGGAGGTCGAGGTGTCCGCGGACGAGCAGGCGCTGGTGGAGCAGGCGCTGACGTCGTACGCGACCTACGTGCGCGACCAGTCCGACCAGCTCCTCGAGCGGACGCGCGAGTTCGTCGACCTCTACGAGGCCGGCGACGACGACGCGGCCCGCGAGCTCTACCCGCTCGCCCGCGTCCACTGGGAGCGCATCGAGACCGTCGCCGAGTCCTTCGGCGACCTCGACCCCAAGATGGACCTGCGCGAGGCCGACCTCGAGCCCGGCCAGGAGTGGACCGGCTGGCACCGGATCGAGAAGGACCTGTGGCCCGAGCGCGCCGAGGGCTACGCCCCGCTCGGCGACGCCGAGCGCGAGGAGTTCGCCCAGGACCTGCTGGCCAACACCGAGAAGCTCGACGCGCGCATCCAGCAGCTCGACTTCACCGTCGACCAGATCGCCAACGGCTCGCGCGGGCTGCTGGAGGAGGTCGCGACCGGCAAGGTGACCGGCGAGGAGGAGTACTGGTCGCGGACCGACCTCTACGACTTCCAGGCCAACGTCGACGGCGCCCGGGTGGGCTTCGAGGGCGTCGCGCCGATCCTCGAGACCAAGGACCCCGCCCTGGCGACCGAGCTCGACGACCGCTTCGCCGAGCTCGAGGCGCTGCTCGACCAGCACCGTGTCGGTGAGGACGGGTTCGTGTCCTACGACGAGCTGTCGCCGGCCGAGGTCAAGGAGCTCGCCAACGCCGTCAACGCGCTGTCCGAGCCGCTGTCGCGGCTCACCGCAGCGGTCCTGGCCTGA
- the efeU gene encoding iron uptake transporter permease EfeU: MLGNFLIGLREGLEAALVVSILVAYLVKSDRRHLLPRIWLGVGLVVALCAAITVGLGLQSRQLTFQTQELVGGALSIVAAAFVTWMIFWMATAARTIGATLRGQVDQAAGGSGWALVLVAVLAVGREGLETTLILYSNTRQATGGTAGEQTATPILAALLGIAVAVLLGYLLYRGAISIDLTRFFTWTGVLLVFVAAGVLAYGFHDLQEAALLPGLHSYAFDVSDVIGPGTWVGTLLKGTLNLSPQTTWLEAAVWLLYVVPVLALFLRRVRRPRLPAGAPAAA, from the coding sequence GTGCTGGGCAACTTCCTGATCGGACTGCGTGAGGGCCTCGAGGCCGCGCTGGTCGTGAGCATCCTCGTGGCCTACCTGGTCAAGAGCGACCGACGCCACCTGCTGCCGCGGATCTGGCTCGGCGTGGGGCTCGTCGTGGCCCTCTGCGCGGCGATCACCGTCGGGCTCGGCCTCCAGTCGCGCCAGCTCACCTTCCAGACCCAGGAGCTGGTCGGCGGGGCGCTGTCCATCGTGGCCGCGGCCTTCGTCACCTGGATGATCTTCTGGATGGCCACCGCGGCCCGCACCATCGGCGCCACGCTCCGCGGCCAGGTGGACCAGGCCGCCGGAGGCAGCGGGTGGGCGCTCGTCCTCGTCGCCGTGCTCGCGGTCGGCCGCGAGGGCCTCGAGACCACGCTGATCCTCTACAGCAACACCCGCCAGGCCACCGGCGGAACCGCGGGGGAGCAGACGGCCACCCCGATCCTGGCCGCCCTGCTCGGCATCGCCGTGGCCGTGCTCCTGGGCTACCTGCTCTACCGCGGGGCGATCAGCATCGACCTGACCCGGTTCTTCACCTGGACCGGGGTCCTGCTGGTCTTCGTCGCCGCCGGCGTGCTCGCCTACGGCTTCCACGACCTGCAGGAGGCCGCCCTGCTGCCCGGCCTGCACTCCTACGCCTTCGACGTCTCCGACGTGATCGGCCCCGGCACCTGGGTCGGCACCCTGCTCAAGGGCACCCTCAACCTCTCCCCGCAGACCACTTGGCTCGAGGCCGCCGTCTGGCTGCTCTACGTCGTGCCCGTCCTGGCCCTGTTCTTACGCCGCGTGCGCCGCCCCCGCCTCCCGGCCGGTGCGCCCGCCGCCGCCTGA
- the serA gene encoding phosphoglycerate dehydrogenase has translation MPPRQPVVLIADALSPATVAALGDGFDVRHCDGTDRAVLLAAVADADALMVRSDTRVDAEVLAAAPRLRVVARAGTGLDTIDVRAATAAGVMVVTAPTANLVSAAELTVGLLLAAARHIPQAHQALREGEWERSRFTGTELAGKTVGVLGLGRVGVLVAHRLAAFGMQVIAHDPYVSVGRAAQLGVRMVDLDTLLTTADVITVHLPRTPETRGLVGAEELRRVKPSVLLVNASRGGIVDEVALHAALKEGRVAAAGVDVFADEPCPDSPLLDLDTVVATPHLGASTHEAQEKAGLAVARSVVQALAGELVPDAVNVHGGLVAEAIRPSIGLTEKLGRVFTAVAGGVAQSLDVEVRGEIADHDVKVLELAALKGVFDEVVEEPVSYVNVPLVAAERGTACRLVVERESPDHRNLVTLRGTLADGRQVAVGGTVVHGRERLVEVDGYDVDLALAEHLAFFVHRDRPGMVGTVGGILGEAGVNIAGMQVARRTPGGDVLVVLEVDSALDGCLLHEIALATESSRACAVHLP, from the coding sequence GTGCCACCGCGCCAGCCCGTCGTGCTCATCGCCGACGCCCTCAGCCCCGCCACCGTGGCGGCCCTCGGCGACGGCTTCGACGTGCGCCACTGCGACGGCACCGACCGCGCCGTGCTGCTCGCCGCGGTCGCCGACGCCGACGCCCTGATGGTGCGCTCCGACACCCGCGTGGACGCCGAGGTGCTCGCCGCGGCGCCCCGGCTGCGCGTCGTCGCCCGCGCCGGCACCGGGCTGGACACCATCGACGTACGGGCCGCGACCGCTGCCGGCGTCATGGTCGTCACCGCGCCGACCGCCAACCTCGTCTCGGCGGCCGAGCTCACCGTCGGGCTGCTGCTCGCGGCCGCCCGCCACATCCCGCAGGCGCACCAGGCCCTGCGCGAGGGGGAGTGGGAGCGCAGCCGCTTCACCGGGACCGAGCTGGCCGGCAAGACCGTGGGCGTGCTCGGCCTGGGTCGGGTCGGTGTCCTCGTGGCGCACCGGCTGGCGGCGTTCGGGATGCAGGTCATCGCGCACGACCCGTACGTCTCGGTCGGCCGCGCCGCCCAGCTGGGCGTGCGGATGGTCGACCTCGACACGCTGCTCACCACGGCGGACGTCATCACCGTCCACCTGCCGCGCACCCCCGAGACCCGTGGCCTGGTCGGTGCCGAGGAGCTGCGCCGGGTCAAGCCCTCGGTGCTCCTGGTCAACGCCTCCCGCGGCGGCATCGTCGACGAGGTCGCGCTGCACGCGGCGCTCAAGGAGGGCCGCGTGGCGGCCGCCGGGGTCGACGTCTTCGCCGACGAGCCCTGCCCCGACTCGCCGTTGCTGGACCTGGACACCGTGGTGGCCACCCCCCACCTGGGCGCCAGCACCCACGAGGCGCAGGAGAAGGCCGGGCTCGCCGTCGCTCGCTCGGTCGTGCAGGCGCTGGCCGGTGAGCTCGTGCCCGACGCGGTCAACGTGCACGGCGGCCTGGTCGCCGAGGCGATCCGCCCCAGCATCGGGCTGACCGAGAAGCTCGGGCGGGTCTTCACCGCCGTGGCCGGCGGGGTGGCGCAGTCCCTCGACGTCGAGGTGCGCGGCGAGATCGCCGACCACGACGTGAAGGTGCTCGAGCTCGCCGCGCTCAAGGGGGTCTTCGACGAGGTCGTCGAGGAGCCGGTGTCGTACGTGAACGTGCCCCTGGTCGCCGCCGAGCGCGGCACCGCCTGCCGCCTGGTGGTCGAGCGGGAGAGCCCCGACCACCGCAACCTGGTCACGCTGCGCGGCACGTTGGCCGACGGCCGCCAGGTCGCGGTGGGCGGCACGGTCGTGCACGGGCGCGAGCGGCTGGTGGAGGTCGACGGGTACGACGTCGACCTGGCCCTCGCCGAGCACCTGGCCTTCTTCGTGCACCGCGACCGTCCCGGCATGGTCGGGACCGTGGGCGGCATCCTCGGCGAGGCCGGGGTCAACATCGCCGGCATGCAGGTCGCCCGGCGCACCCCCGGCGGCGACGTCCTGGTGGTCCTCGAGGTCGACTCCGCCCTCGACGGCTGCCTGCTGCACGAGATCGCGCTGGCCACCGAGTCCAGCCGGGCCTGCGCCGTCCACCTGCCCTGA
- the efeB gene encoding iron uptake transporter deferrochelatase/peroxidase subunit encodes MAMGLSRRGLLGGITAGLAGGGLAAGGYAVGRSPADPAGSAGSVAGSAAGSVAALYPFRGVHQAGITTPAQDRLHFAAFDVITEDRAALVDLLRRWTEAAERMTQGLDAGPIGAVGGATNLPPDDTGEAIGLPPGGLTVTIGFGPGLFRDAEGRDRFGLADRRPEVLRELPHFPGDTLDPARSGGDLCVQACAQDPQVAVHAIRNLARIGFGTVAVRWSQLGFGRTSTTSTAQETPRNLFGFKDGTANVKAEETAALDEHVWVGAGESPGDWLAGGSYLVARRINMTIEVWDRQPLGDQEDFIGRTKGTGAPLSGGEEHTAPDLDMPGSNGTTVIAQDAHVRVVHPDLHGGARMLRRGYNFVDGTDALGGLDAGLFFLAYVRDPDTHFIPIQSAMARHDALMEYLKVTGSALFAVPPGTREDGFVGQSLFA; translated from the coding sequence ATGGCAATGGGTCTCTCGCGTCGTGGGCTCCTCGGGGGCATCACCGCCGGGCTGGCCGGTGGCGGTCTCGCGGCCGGGGGGTACGCCGTCGGGCGCTCGCCCGCGGACCCGGCCGGGTCCGCGGGGTCGGTCGCAGGGTCGGCAGCGGGGTCGGTCGCGGCGTTGTACCCCTTCCGCGGCGTGCACCAGGCCGGCATCACCACGCCGGCGCAGGACCGTCTGCACTTCGCGGCCTTCGACGTCATCACCGAGGACCGCGCGGCGCTGGTCGACCTGCTGCGCCGCTGGACCGAGGCGGCCGAGCGGATGACGCAGGGACTCGACGCCGGGCCGATCGGCGCGGTCGGGGGTGCGACGAACCTCCCGCCCGACGACACCGGGGAGGCGATCGGCCTGCCGCCCGGCGGGCTGACCGTCACCATCGGGTTCGGGCCGGGGCTCTTCCGCGACGCCGAGGGGCGGGACCGCTTCGGGCTGGCGGACCGGCGGCCCGAGGTGCTGCGCGAGCTGCCGCACTTCCCGGGCGACACGCTCGACCCGGCCCGCTCCGGCGGGGACCTGTGCGTCCAGGCCTGCGCCCAGGACCCCCAGGTCGCGGTGCACGCGATCCGCAACCTGGCCCGCATCGGCTTCGGCACGGTGGCGGTCCGATGGAGCCAGCTCGGCTTCGGCCGCACGTCGACGACCTCGACCGCACAGGAGACACCCCGCAACCTCTTCGGCTTCAAGGACGGCACCGCCAACGTGAAGGCCGAGGAGACCGCGGCCCTCGACGAGCACGTGTGGGTGGGTGCGGGGGAGTCGCCCGGCGACTGGCTGGCCGGCGGCTCCTACCTCGTCGCGCGCCGGATCAACATGACCATCGAGGTGTGGGACCGCCAGCCCCTGGGGGACCAGGAGGACTTCATCGGCCGCACCAAGGGCACCGGCGCCCCGCTGTCGGGCGGGGAGGAGCACACCGCGCCCGACCTCGACATGCCCGGCAGCAACGGGACGACCGTCATCGCCCAGGACGCCCACGTGCGGGTGGTGCACCCCGACCTCCACGGCGGGGCACGGATGCTGCGCCGCGGCTACAACTTCGTGGACGGCACCGACGCCCTGGGCGGGCTCGACGCCGGGCTGTTCTTCCTCGCCTACGTCCGCGACCCCGACACCCACTTCATCCCGATCCAGAGCGCGATGGCCCGCCACGACGCACTGATGGAGTACCTCAAGGTCACCGGGTCGGCGCTGTTCGCCGTCCCGCCGGGCACGCGCGAGGACGGGTTCGTGGGTCAGTCGTTGTTCGCCTGA
- a CDS encoding Type 1 glutamine amidotransferase-like domain-containing protein produces MKLLLTSGGVSVPSIREELVRLLGQPVEQSTALCIPTAMYAHPWVGMGEKPWRFVAGREQNPMVDLGWASMGLLELTALPSLDPDLWVPRVREVDALVVAGGDVLYLAHWMRESGLLDLLPELEDTVWVGLSAGSMVMTPEVGEDFVQWRPPSGASDTLGLVDFALFPHLAPDGEPGNSLAEAQDWFGRVSAPAYVLDDRSAVVVADGRTHVVSEGTWHHWDR; encoded by the coding sequence ATGAAGCTGCTGCTGACCTCAGGCGGCGTGAGCGTGCCGAGCATCCGCGAGGAGCTCGTGCGGCTGCTGGGCCAGCCGGTGGAGCAGAGCACTGCTCTGTGCATCCCCACCGCGATGTACGCCCACCCCTGGGTCGGCATGGGCGAGAAGCCGTGGCGGTTCGTCGCCGGCCGGGAGCAGAACCCGATGGTCGACCTCGGGTGGGCGTCCATGGGCCTGCTCGAGCTGACCGCACTGCCCTCCCTCGACCCCGACCTGTGGGTGCCGCGCGTCCGCGAGGTCGACGCCCTGGTGGTCGCGGGCGGTGACGTGCTCTACCTCGCGCACTGGATGCGTGAGTCGGGCCTCCTCGACCTGCTGCCCGAGCTGGAGGACACCGTCTGGGTCGGGCTCAGCGCCGGCAGCATGGTGATGACCCCGGAGGTCGGCGAGGACTTCGTCCAGTGGCGCCCACCCTCCGGCGCGAGCGACACCCTGGGGCTGGTCGACTTCGCGCTCTTCCCGCACCTGGCCCCGGACGGCGAGCCCGGCAACTCCCTGGCCGAGGCGCAGGACTGGTTCGGACGCGTGTCGGCGCCGGCGTACGTCCTCGACGACCGCAGCGCGGTCGTGGTCGCCGACGGCCGGACCCACGTCGTCTCCGAGGGCACCTGGCACCACTGGGACCGCTGA
- a CDS encoding PPOX class F420-dependent oxidoreductase has translation MSSGATTRDDLAAGKYMALTTFRRTGEPVTSPVWVVPVDDGRVGFWTSMGSGKTKRLAHTARVVVQPSDARGRVTAGSTALEGTAEMVRSGAAFDEVSAKVRAKYGVMTTITKLLAKVGPQGRKGLSYADTVVLISIEDATPA, from the coding sequence ATGAGCTCCGGCGCCACCACCAGGGACGACCTCGCGGCCGGGAAGTACATGGCCCTCACCACCTTCCGCCGCACCGGGGAGCCCGTGACCAGCCCCGTGTGGGTGGTGCCGGTCGACGACGGTCGGGTCGGCTTCTGGACCTCCATGGGCTCGGGCAAGACCAAGCGGCTGGCGCACACCGCCCGCGTGGTGGTCCAGCCCTCCGACGCCCGTGGTCGCGTCACCGCCGGCTCCACCGCGCTCGAGGGCACCGCCGAGATGGTCCGGTCGGGGGCGGCCTTCGACGAGGTCAGCGCCAAGGTCCGCGCGAAGTACGGCGTGATGACCACGATCACCAAGCTGCTCGCCAAGGTCGGCCCCCAGGGCCGCAAGGGTCTCTCGTACGCCGACACGGTGGTGCTGATCAGCATCGAGGACGCCACGCCGGCCTGA
- a CDS encoding ABC-F family ATP-binding cassette domain-containing protein, translated as MSSPLPTPALALHALDLVRPDGTVTLRGLDLLVPPGRSGLVGANGSGKSTVLRLAAGQLAPTAGHVTTTGRVGLLPQDLALDTAQPVEDFLGLGPVRRALRRIESGSVDEADFDAVGDDWDVDQRAHAQLEKLGLPGELLDRRVGEVSGGEAVRLALAGLLLARPDVLLLDEPTNNLDRSARAHLHGVVDSWPGTLLVVSHDRELLERVDRIGELRTPRQGPTRVSWYGGGWSAYAQQVAAEREAADHAVAVARADVRRQRRDLRTTEQLLAARHRIARRDAPNTVKAARDFLRNRAEKAEGALRSGQDDRLVRARERLESAELAVRDDAAIRVDLPGTTVPRGRRVLTTHELVLRTGRRVDLDLAGPARVAVVGRNGSGKSTLLHTLAGELAPSAGRVDRHVPTALLRQRLDLLDESMTVAQNVHAAHPGASPTQVRALLARFLFRGADGDKAVPALSGGERFRATLATLLLADPAPQLLLLDEPTNNLDLASYDALVTALAAHRGALVVVSHDAAFLEEVGVDRVLDLDEPPVDPVQANND; from the coding sequence ATGTCCTCTCCCCTGCCCACCCCCGCGCTCGCGCTGCACGCCCTCGACCTCGTCCGCCCCGACGGGACCGTGACGCTGCGGGGTCTCGACCTGCTCGTGCCGCCCGGACGCTCGGGCCTCGTCGGCGCCAACGGCTCCGGCAAGTCCACCGTCCTGCGGCTGGCCGCCGGACAGCTGGCACCCACCGCCGGGCACGTCACCACGACCGGACGGGTCGGCCTGCTGCCGCAGGACCTCGCACTCGACACCGCGCAACCGGTGGAGGACTTCCTGGGCCTCGGCCCGGTCCGCCGAGCGCTGCGCCGGATCGAGTCCGGCTCAGTCGACGAGGCCGACTTCGACGCGGTCGGCGACGACTGGGACGTCGACCAGCGGGCCCACGCCCAGCTCGAGAAGCTGGGACTGCCCGGCGAGCTCCTCGACCGCCGGGTCGGCGAGGTCTCCGGCGGCGAGGCCGTCCGGCTCGCGCTGGCCGGGCTGCTGCTGGCCCGGCCCGACGTGCTGCTGCTCGACGAGCCGACCAACAACCTCGACCGGTCGGCGCGGGCCCACCTGCATGGGGTGGTCGACTCCTGGCCCGGGACCCTGCTGGTGGTCAGCCACGACCGCGAGCTGCTGGAGCGGGTCGACCGGATCGGTGAGCTGCGCACGCCCCGGCAGGGCCCCACCCGGGTCAGCTGGTACGGCGGCGGCTGGTCGGCCTATGCCCAGCAGGTCGCCGCCGAGCGCGAGGCGGCCGACCACGCGGTGGCGGTCGCGCGAGCCGACGTACGACGGCAGCGACGCGACCTGCGCACCACCGAGCAGCTGCTCGCCGCCCGGCACCGCATCGCCCGTCGCGACGCACCGAACACGGTCAAGGCCGCGCGGGACTTCCTGCGCAACCGTGCCGAGAAGGCCGAGGGCGCCCTGCGCAGCGGGCAGGACGACCGGCTCGTCCGGGCCCGCGAGCGGCTCGAGAGCGCCGAGCTCGCGGTCCGCGACGACGCCGCGATCAGGGTGGACCTGCCCGGCACGACCGTCCCCCGCGGGCGCCGGGTGCTCACCACGCACGAGCTGGTGCTGCGCACCGGTCGTCGTGTCGACCTCGACCTCGCCGGGCCGGCCCGGGTGGCCGTCGTGGGCCGCAACGGCAGCGGGAAGTCCACGCTGCTGCACACCCTGGCCGGGGAGCTCGCGCCCAGCGCCGGCCGGGTCGACCGGCACGTCCCCACGGCCCTGCTGCGCCAGCGGCTGGACCTGCTCGACGAGTCGATGACGGTGGCGCAGAACGTGCACGCGGCCCACCCCGGCGCGAGCCCGACGCAGGTCCGCGCCCTGCTCGCGCGCTTCCTGTTCCGCGGGGCCGACGGCGACAAGGCCGTGCCCGCCCTGTCCGGCGGGGAGCGCTTCCGCGCGACGCTGGCGACCCTGCTGCTGGCCGACCCGGCACCCCAGCTGCTGCTGCTCGACGAGCCGACCAACAACCTCGACCTCGCGTCGTACGACGCCCTGGTGACTGCCCTCGCGGCCCACCGCGGGGCGCTGGTCGTCGTGAGCCACGACGCGGCGTTCCTGGAGGAGGTCGGCGTGGACCGGGTGCTGGACCTCGACGAGCCCCCCGTCGACCCGGTTCAGGCGAACAACGACTGA